From a region of the Phycisphaerales bacterium AB-hyl4 genome:
- a CDS encoding HNH endonuclease, giving the protein MSGSATALNSHVLVLNKMWMAIRVVDARRAFSLLCRDLAEVIRVDDGSYTAYDFESWTDVSTTRDQFARLEPDAYEWVRTVRIDLAVPKVIRLLGYDKLPRQDVKLNRRNIFARDHNLCQYCGERFPTSELSLDHVNPRTLGGESSWTNLVCACTRCNAKKGGRTPEQARMHLIRKPVKPTRNPVISLRLGSDKYASWRAFLDNAYWSVELK; this is encoded by the coding sequence ATGAGCGGATCGGCAACAGCGCTGAACAGCCACGTGCTTGTCCTCAATAAAATGTGGATGGCGATCCGTGTCGTGGACGCCCGCCGGGCGTTTTCGCTGCTCTGCCGCGACCTCGCGGAGGTCATCCGTGTCGACGATGGCTCGTACACGGCGTACGATTTCGAATCGTGGACCGATGTGTCGACGACCCGCGACCAGTTCGCCCGCCTTGAGCCGGACGCTTACGAGTGGGTGCGGACCGTGCGGATCGACCTGGCAGTACCGAAGGTGATCCGCCTGCTCGGCTATGACAAGCTGCCCCGGCAGGATGTGAAGCTCAACCGCCGTAACATTTTCGCCCGCGACCACAACCTCTGCCAGTACTGCGGCGAGCGGTTTCCCACCAGCGAGCTGAGCCTCGACCACGTCAACCCGCGCACGCTCGGCGGGGAGAGTTCGTGGACGAATCTGGTGTGTGCCTGCACGCGGTGCAATGCGAAGAAGGGCGGCCGAACGCCGGAGCAGGCGCGGATGCACCTGATCCGCAAGCCGGTGAAGCCGACGCGGAACCCGGTGATCAGTTTGAGGCTGGGCAGCGACAAGTACGCGTCGTGGCGCGCGTTTCTGGATAATGCGTACTGGTCGGTGGAGTTGAAGTAG
- the epsC gene encoding serine O-acetyltransferase EpsC, protein MPPDPDQPDRDAAARINDVVEQFVRSYQADDRTHHLDATFLPNRARTIDLLELIRKVIFPGFFDEHRITSDNVRFHVGELLTCIDEALYEQIRQALRYDKNRTGEPGEGDTCTACDTRARELTTALLSQLPELRRQLALDVQAAFDGDPAASSTDETIFCYPGVDAIFIHRVAHELYKLNVPLLPRIMSEYAHNETGIDIHPGAQIGESFFIDHGTGVVIGETTIIGDRVKLYQGVTLGALSTKGGQIWRGRKRHPTLGNDVTIYGGAIILGGETVVGEGSTIGGSVFITSSVPPGHTVTMKQPELKLSAKKVRKKKRRDADSDIPELELPQGHDFQI, encoded by the coding sequence ATGCCCCCCGACCCCGACCAACCTGACCGCGATGCCGCCGCCCGCATCAACGATGTTGTCGAGCAGTTCGTCCGCAGCTATCAGGCTGACGACCGCACGCACCACCTCGACGCCACCTTCCTGCCCAACCGCGCCCGCACGATCGACCTGCTCGAACTGATCCGCAAGGTCATCTTCCCCGGCTTCTTCGACGAGCACCGCATCACCAGCGACAACGTCCGCTTCCACGTGGGCGAACTGCTCACCTGCATCGACGAAGCCCTCTACGAACAGATCCGCCAAGCCCTCCGCTATGACAAAAACCGCACCGGCGAGCCCGGCGAAGGCGACACCTGCACCGCCTGCGACACCCGCGCCCGCGAGTTGACCACCGCCCTGCTCAGCCAGCTGCCCGAGCTCCGCCGACAGCTCGCGCTCGACGTCCAGGCCGCCTTCGACGGCGACCCGGCCGCCAGCTCCACCGACGAAACCATCTTCTGCTACCCCGGCGTCGACGCGATCTTCATCCACCGCGTCGCCCACGAACTCTACAAACTCAACGTCCCGCTCCTGCCACGCATCATGAGCGAATACGCTCACAACGAAACCGGCATCGACATCCACCCCGGCGCTCAGATCGGCGAGTCGTTCTTCATCGACCACGGCACGGGCGTCGTCATCGGCGAAACCACCATCATCGGCGACCGCGTCAAGCTCTACCAGGGCGTCACCCTCGGTGCACTCTCGACCAAGGGCGGGCAGATCTGGCGCGGCCGAAAGCGACACCCCACCCTCGGCAATGACGTCACCATCTACGGCGGGGCAATCATCCTCGGCGGCGAAACCGTCGTCGGCGAAGGTTCCACCATCGGCGGCTCGGTCTTCATCACCTCCAGCGTTCCGCCCGGCCACACCGTCACCATGAAACAGCCGGAGCTGAAGCTCAGCGCCAAAAAAGTGCGCAAGAAAAAACGCCGCGACGCCGACTCCGACATCCCCGAGCTCGAACTGCCGCAGGGCCACGACTTCCAGATCTGA
- a CDS encoding CTP synthase, with translation MPHTPPDNPQDILTEAGQKTHDSEFFNPVPPGYKQGRHKYVVVLGTVMSGLGKGIFSSSLAKLLKDKGLTVAPIKMEGYLNIDSGTLNPYRHGEVFVLDDGLETDMDLGTYERMLDQNLTRDNYVTSGQVFRRVLDKERHGGYLGRDVQMIPHVTGEVKYMLRELAVKQNADVVFVEVGGTVGDYENGFYIEALRQLAFEEGENSVCFVALTYVIEPPALGEQKSKAAQLGLKKLMEAGVQPHLVACRAHSEVLAPAMEKIAMFSNVPMRRVFSMHDRQSIYTIPEDLRNAGLDREVLSLLDMHSRVNQAHEDTAREQWRSFVRKLTGDRKHKIRIGITGKYASLRDAYASIDKAIEHCGSHLSADVDVEWIDTTKIEPTHVDRVLKHLDGVIVPGGFGQRGTESKIACVRYCRENDLPYLGICLGFQMAVIEYARNVCNIDDASSSEFDANTKHAVIDILPEQKQIEGLGGSMRLGGQDVQLKANSLAAFLYRERSQGDDGKLGYTVRERFRHRYEVDPSYIEQLEAAGLVFSGRHPKQPIMQILELPPSKHPYFIGAQFHPELTGRPLRPQPMFMGLVAAAIRHASPNLTAEQITTRWLPKADLQPAS, from the coding sequence ATGCCCCACACGCCCCCCGACAATCCGCAAGACATCCTCACCGAAGCGGGACAGAAGACCCACGACTCGGAGTTTTTCAACCCCGTCCCGCCCGGCTACAAGCAAGGCCGACACAAGTACGTCGTCGTCCTCGGCACGGTCATGTCCGGCCTGGGCAAGGGCATCTTCTCCTCCAGCCTCGCCAAGCTCCTCAAAGACAAAGGCCTCACCGTCGCCCCCATCAAAATGGAGGGCTACCTCAACATCGACTCCGGCACGCTCAACCCCTACCGCCACGGCGAAGTGTTCGTCCTCGATGACGGCCTCGAAACCGATATGGACCTGGGCACCTACGAGCGAATGCTCGACCAGAACCTCACGCGCGACAACTACGTCACCTCCGGCCAGGTCTTCCGACGCGTGCTCGACAAAGAACGCCACGGCGGATACCTCGGCCGAGACGTGCAGATGATCCCCCACGTCACCGGCGAAGTGAAGTACATGCTCCGCGAACTCGCGGTCAAGCAGAACGCCGACGTCGTCTTCGTCGAAGTCGGCGGAACCGTGGGCGACTACGAAAACGGCTTCTATATCGAAGCCCTCCGCCAACTCGCTTTCGAAGAAGGCGAAAACAGCGTCTGTTTCGTCGCGCTCACCTACGTCATCGAACCGCCCGCGCTCGGCGAACAGAAGTCCAAAGCCGCGCAACTGGGCCTGAAGAAGCTCATGGAAGCCGGCGTTCAGCCGCATCTGGTCGCCTGCCGGGCACACAGCGAAGTGCTCGCCCCGGCCATGGAAAAAATCGCGATGTTCTCCAACGTCCCGATGCGCCGCGTCTTTTCCATGCACGACCGCCAGAGCATCTACACCATCCCCGAAGACCTGCGCAACGCGGGTCTGGACCGCGAAGTGCTCTCGCTGCTCGACATGCACAGCCGAGTCAACCAAGCCCACGAAGACACGGCCCGCGAGCAATGGCGCAGCTTCGTCCGCAAGCTCACCGGCGACCGCAAGCACAAGATCCGCATCGGCATCACCGGCAAGTACGCCTCGCTCCGCGACGCCTACGCCAGCATCGACAAGGCCATCGAACACTGCGGCTCGCACCTGTCCGCCGACGTTGACGTCGAGTGGATCGACACGACCAAGATCGAGCCCACGCACGTCGACCGCGTGCTCAAACACCTCGACGGCGTCATCGTCCCGGGCGGCTTCGGCCAGCGGGGTACGGAAAGCAAAATCGCCTGCGTCCGCTACTGCCGTGAGAACGACCTGCCCTACCTGGGCATCTGCCTCGGCTTCCAGATGGCGGTCATCGAATACGCCCGCAACGTCTGCAACATTGACGACGCCAGTTCCAGCGAGTTCGACGCGAACACGAAGCACGCCGTGATCGACATCCTCCCCGAGCAGAAGCAGATCGAAGGCCTCGGCGGATCGATGCGGCTCGGCGGCCAGGATGTGCAGCTGAAAGCCAACAGCCTCGCTGCCTTCCTCTATCGCGAGCGAAGCCAGGGCGACGACGGCAAGCTCGGCTACACCGTCCGCGAACGCTTCCGCCATCGCTACGAGGTCGACCCGAGCTACATCGAACAGCTCGAAGCCGCGGGCCTGGTCTTCTCCGGCCGACACCCGAAGCAACCGATCATGCAGATTCTCGAATTACCGCCGAGCAAGCACCCGTACTTCATCGGCGCCCAGTTCCACCCCGAGCTGACCGGCCGACCGCTTCGCCCGCAGCCGATGTTCATGGGCCTCGTCGCCGCCGCCATCCGCCACGCGAGCCCCAATCTCACTGCCGAGCAGATCACCACGCGCTGGCTCCCCAAAGCCGACCTCCAGCCCGCAAGCTAA
- a CDS encoding DNA topology modulation protein, whose product MCPTGPMQRIAIIGCGGAGKSTLARELGQLLEIEVFHLDALHWQPGWVESEREEWADRQRQLVRRDRWIIDGNYGATLDIRLAAADTVIFLDMPRRVCLRRVIWRTLRHYGRTRPDMGEGCPERLPDPTFLKWIWNYRRTRRPRILQQLHRLASTNGEKTIIRLRSRADVKRFLHRLQRAQHVAAEER is encoded by the coding sequence ATGTGCCCCACCGGCCCCATGCAGCGCATCGCGATCATCGGCTGTGGCGGCGCAGGCAAGTCCACCCTCGCCCGCGAGCTGGGCCAACTGCTGGAAATTGAGGTCTTCCACCTCGACGCCCTTCACTGGCAGCCCGGCTGGGTCGAGTCCGAGCGCGAGGAGTGGGCCGACCGCCAGCGCCAGCTGGTGCGGCGCGACCGCTGGATCATCGACGGCAACTACGGGGCGACGCTGGACATCCGCCTCGCCGCCGCCGACACCGTGATCTTCCTCGACATGCCCCGGCGCGTCTGCCTCCGCCGAGTGATCTGGCGGACGTTGCGGCACTATGGCCGAACCCGGCCGGACATGGGCGAAGGCTGCCCGGAACGGCTGCCGGACCCCACCTTTCTCAAATGGATCTGGAATTACCGCCGCACCCGCCGACCCCGCATCCTCCAGCAACTGCACCGCCTTGCCAGCACGAACGGCGAAAAAACCATCATCCGCCTCCGCTCCCGCGCCGACGTCAAACGCTTCCTCCACCGCCTCCAACGTGCCCAGCACGTCGCGGCAGAAGAGCGTTGA
- a CDS encoding glycosyltransferase family 4 protein yields MIVLSLSLALVAFLISLPLTGLLVWVSRRRGWLDAVGAEGHKLHVQPTPNVGGVAIFTAVAMPMALAMLAVWLVPDAQWQRFAPDISIHLPGLRAMTAVGGGVLTGMALLHLVGLLDDRRSLGPMIKLTAQTAVALGLVVLADMRVLTLLDVYGVPGTALSIVLATTWIVVIVNAFNFLDNMDGLSAGVAAIIAALYLVATIIGGQWFVAGLAALLLGALVGFLVWNFPPAKIFMGDAGSLVVGLTLAVISIRTTYFDTDTLQPEAGRAWYGLLMPLVVMAVPLYDFVSVTVVRVAQGRSPFVGDHSHFSHRLVKLGLSRRRAVGVIWLCTLATALGGVMLGSLATWQVLLVAAQVAAVLALLAVLEHGTAKRRGEV; encoded by the coding sequence ATGATTGTCCTGAGCCTGTCGTTGGCGTTGGTCGCGTTTCTTATCAGCCTGCCGCTGACGGGGCTGCTGGTGTGGGTGAGTCGTCGGCGGGGCTGGCTGGATGCGGTGGGAGCGGAAGGGCATAAGCTGCATGTGCAGCCGACGCCTAACGTCGGCGGGGTGGCGATCTTTACCGCAGTGGCGATGCCGATGGCGCTGGCGATGCTCGCGGTCTGGCTGGTGCCCGATGCCCAGTGGCAGCGGTTTGCGCCGGACATCAGCATCCACCTGCCGGGCCTGCGGGCGATGACGGCGGTGGGCGGCGGCGTGCTGACGGGCATGGCGCTGCTGCACCTCGTCGGCCTGCTGGACGACCGCCGATCGCTGGGGCCGATGATCAAACTCACCGCGCAGACCGCGGTGGCGCTGGGGCTGGTCGTGCTCGCTGACATGCGCGTGCTCACGCTGCTCGACGTCTACGGCGTGCCGGGCACGGCTCTGAGTATCGTGCTCGCGACCACCTGGATCGTCGTCATCGTCAACGCCTTCAACTTCCTCGACAACATGGACGGCCTGAGCGCGGGCGTCGCGGCGATCATCGCAGCTCTCTACCTCGTCGCCACCATCATCGGCGGACAGTGGTTCGTCGCGGGGTTGGCAGCCCTGCTGCTCGGGGCGCTGGTGGGCTTCCTGGTGTGGAACTTTCCGCCAGCCAAGATTTTCATGGGCGACGCCGGCTCACTGGTGGTCGGGCTGACGCTGGCGGTGATTTCCATTCGGACGACCTATTTCGACACGGACACGCTTCAGCCCGAGGCCGGCCGAGCGTGGTACGGGCTGTTGATGCCGCTGGTGGTGATGGCGGTACCGCTGTATGACTTCGTGAGCGTGACGGTGGTGCGAGTGGCGCAGGGACGAAGCCCGTTTGTGGGCGATCACAGCCACTTTTCGCATCGGCTGGTGAAACTGGGGCTCTCCCGCCGACGGGCGGTGGGGGTGATCTGGCTTTGCACGCTGGCGACCGCCTTGGGCGGAGTGATGCTTGGATCGCTGGCGACGTGGCAGGTGTTGCTCGTGGCGGCGCAGGTGGCGGCGGTGCTCGCGCTGCTCGCGGTGCTCGAACACGGCACCGCCAAGCGGCGCGGCGAGGTGTAA